One genomic segment of Mesoterricola silvestris includes these proteins:
- a CDS encoding pyridoxal phosphate-dependent aminotransferase: protein MSAGERYPEGRGSFIRMDFNEGPAPGPDLLSVDLGDCLSRYPEYGALKECAARAYGVEPECLVPVNGADEGILLLQRILAGGGMVLPVPAFSMYRVYADQLGVPITEVPMDADWDLDVEGVLAAEGSMVALTSPNNPTGRRISEEALLRILAQGRPVLLDETYGPYCGQDFAGLLGAWPNLVIVRTLSKAYGVPGLRCGFILASRELAERLDAVRSPFNVNAVAAALGVRLLERDTRFGDRVSAAVAARRALQDRLEGAGYRTIPSDAHFFLAELGPGAAARLREANILVRDMGPSMAGWCRVSVASTADAACFETAFLGGRP from the coding sequence ATGAGCGCCGGCGAACGCTACCCCGAGGGCCGCGGGTCCTTCATCCGCATGGACTTCAACGAGGGGCCCGCGCCCGGGCCGGATCTCCTTTCGGTGGACCTGGGCGACTGCCTTTCCCGCTACCCCGAGTACGGCGCCCTCAAGGAATGCGCCGCCCGGGCCTACGGGGTGGAACCGGAATGCCTGGTGCCCGTCAACGGGGCCGATGAGGGCATCCTGCTCCTCCAGAGGATCCTGGCCGGGGGCGGAATGGTGCTGCCGGTGCCCGCCTTCTCCATGTACCGCGTCTACGCGGACCAGCTCGGGGTCCCCATCACCGAGGTTCCCATGGACGCGGACTGGGACCTGGACGTGGAGGGCGTGCTGGCCGCGGAGGGCTCCATGGTGGCCCTCACCAGCCCCAACAACCCCACGGGGCGCCGCATCTCCGAGGAGGCCCTCCTGCGGATCCTGGCCCAGGGCCGGCCCGTGCTCCTGGACGAGACCTACGGTCCCTACTGCGGGCAGGACTTCGCCGGGCTCCTGGGGGCCTGGCCCAACCTGGTGATCGTGAGGACGCTGAGCAAGGCGTACGGCGTCCCGGGCCTTCGCTGCGGGTTCATCCTCGCCTCCCGGGAACTGGCGGAAAGGCTGGACGCGGTGCGCTCCCCCTTCAACGTCAACGCCGTCGCCGCGGCCCTGGGGGTCCGCCTCCTGGAGCGGGACACCCGGTTCGGGGACCGCGTCTCCGCCGCCGTGGCCGCGCGGCGCGCCCTGCAGGACCGGCTTGAGGGCGCGGGGTACCGCACCATCCCGTCGGACGCCCATTTCTTCCTGGCGGAGCTCGGCCCGGGCGCCGCGGCGAGGCTCCGGGAGGCCAACATCCTCGTGCGGGACATGGGCCCGTCCATGGCCGGCTGGTGCCGGGTGAGCGTGGCCTCCACCGCGGACGCCGCCTGTTTCGAGACCGCATTCCTGGGAGGCCGCCCATGA
- the hisH gene encoding imidazole glycerol phosphate synthase subunit HisH, which produces MIGIVDYGCGNLRSLENALEFLGLESRRVSAREDVLAMDRLILPGVGNFGHAGAELARRGLGASLRERAGLGRPLLGICLGMQLLFEGSEEAPETEGLGLLPGRSELFADPALKVPHMGWSAVEFGELSGAAYFVHSYFLPGLSGDRPAQVATARYGRPFLAGFRSGSLAGFQFHPEKSGAYGLNLLKEALAWS; this is translated from the coding sequence GTGATCGGCATCGTCGACTACGGCTGCGGGAACCTCCGGAGCCTGGAGAACGCCCTGGAATTCCTGGGCCTGGAATCCCGGCGCGTCTCGGCCCGGGAGGACGTCCTGGCCATGGACCGGCTCATCCTGCCGGGTGTGGGGAACTTCGGCCACGCCGGGGCCGAACTGGCCCGGCGGGGCCTGGGCGCCTCCCTGCGGGAACGGGCCGGCCTGGGCCGGCCCCTGCTGGGCATCTGCCTGGGCATGCAGCTCCTGTTCGAAGGCTCGGAGGAGGCGCCGGAGACCGAGGGCCTGGGGCTCCTGCCGGGGCGCAGCGAGCTCTTCGCGGACCCGGCCCTCAAGGTGCCCCACATGGGCTGGAGCGCCGTGGAATTCGGGGAGCTCTCCGGCGCGGCCTACTTCGTGCACTCCTATTTCCTGCCGGGCCTCTCCGGCGACCGCCCCGCCCAGGTGGCCACGGCCCGGTACGGCCGCCCCTTCCTGGCGGGCTTCCGCAGCGGGAGCCTCGCCGGCTTCCAGTTCCACCCCGAAAAGAGCGGCGCCTACGGCCTGAACCTGCTCAAGGAGGCGCTCGCATGGTCATGA
- the hisG gene encoding ATP phosphoribosyltransferase yields MDTINLAIPKGRMAEGVLRLMEDAGFKVLANGRNYRPACADPRFQLKLLKPQDIVRMVELGRHDLAFAGHDWVVELGAEVDDILDTGLDKVRLVAAAPRTGLSTLRSRRIVVASEYERITRTWLDREGFDYLFVRSHGATEVFPPEDADMIVDNTATGRTLVENDLEIVDTLLTSSTRLIANPRLGKRAEVDELLLLLNSVLDARKRVMLEMNVAASNLDAVLGILPCMRMPTVMPLAGEGGFAVKSAVPAKEVRRLIPLLKAAGATDILEFSFSKVVS; encoded by the coding sequence ATGGACACGATCAACCTGGCGATTCCCAAGGGCCGCATGGCCGAGGGGGTCCTTCGCCTCATGGAGGACGCCGGCTTCAAGGTGCTGGCCAACGGCCGCAATTACCGGCCCGCGTGCGCCGATCCCCGCTTCCAGCTCAAGCTGCTCAAGCCCCAGGACATCGTCCGGATGGTGGAGCTGGGCCGGCACGACCTGGCCTTCGCGGGCCACGACTGGGTGGTGGAACTGGGCGCCGAGGTGGACGATATCCTGGACACGGGCCTGGACAAGGTGCGCCTGGTGGCCGCCGCGCCCCGCACCGGCCTCTCCACCCTGCGGAGCCGGCGCATCGTGGTGGCCAGCGAGTACGAGCGCATCACCCGCACCTGGCTGGACAGGGAGGGCTTCGACTACCTCTTCGTGCGCAGCCACGGCGCCACGGAGGTGTTCCCCCCCGAGGACGCCGACATGATCGTGGACAACACCGCCACGGGCAGGACCCTGGTGGAGAACGACCTGGAGATCGTGGACACCCTCCTGACCTCCTCCACCCGGCTCATCGCCAATCCCCGCCTGGGCAAGCGGGCCGAAGTGGACGAGCTCCTCCTGCTCCTCAATTCCGTCCTGGACGCCCGCAAGCGGGTGATGCTGGAGATGAACGTGGCCGCCTCAAACCTGGACGCCGTCCTGGGGATCCTGCCCTGCATGCGCATGCCCACCGTGATGCCCCTGGCGGGGGAGGGCGGCTTCGCGGTGAAGTCCGCCGTGCCCGCCAAGGAGGTGCGCCGCCTCATCCCCCTCCTCAAGGCCGCCGGCGCCACCGATATCCTGGAATTCTCCTTCAGCAAGGTGGTGTCATGA
- a CDS encoding Ig-like domain-containing protein, whose protein sequence is MICAFLLALAGCSSRQEPVPNPAPDVSTNAAAFDPSTGDVPLPNILATAAAADPLATLTAGTSMDPAKAMAYINKYEVGGTNAVAGVNAPIYLHFSYPLQASTVTAANIKVFQLTPDAGGTENNALGFTDVTGMFTFKYPAGGTDLWLFPSFPLTPGTRYLYVVTSRVKDAATGGAVIPSVYFNYLKSTAPLTGATAALEPIRANVTSGPAILLSGYAKVMDDLIAAAGTTTITSRGDIALMGRFITSGAGFIAPNPASPSTLIPVESALRAFAAGAALGGLPGKTWDNSVTVTATFTKGNANPLLDVGAFWQGATGAPASSVPATLGTVVLGTLKTAFLNIDPVLARANAASMDLGAVTGAFNPASGVVQPFRGAGGALTGYYHVAADIPFIYIAPDAAAPAGGYPVVLYQHGITSQKETVVGLAQTLTGGGFAALAVDLPLHGALAPPALAIAAGDSAAVKAQKQAGWGQAFMAVGAPLATRSNIQQAAFDLHRLELVLATHGFDVLGAKAPATTKAKFAGISLGSIVGAYYLAGNTTLSTTAPAPYTQATLAGDMKGFLSVPGARTAYLIQASPAFGATVDAGLAQAGIAKGSVTYNAFFQATQTVVDTADPATMTTPLAAGLPSRLSGRVLIQEATSATFDAGGNPTDGDLVITNPFTRYLGNALGGRAVLGTPAAAAVAPGFFQLGYGTADRIPSTFLYTLNGTAPAPKTQPAAQLPTDTTPVEGYFQFDQAGIGHGGLLDPTHPANAALMQKQMLFFLGVTGTSIALDPTQTAAGLVQGISADVQVPAIWTILGH, encoded by the coding sequence ATGATCTGTGCGTTCCTCCTGGCCCTGGCGGGCTGTTCCTCCCGCCAGGAACCGGTGCCGAACCCGGCTCCGGACGTGAGCACCAACGCGGCGGCTTTCGATCCCTCCACGGGTGACGTGCCCCTGCCCAATATCCTGGCCACGGCGGCGGCGGCGGACCCCTTGGCCACGCTCACGGCGGGCACGTCCATGGATCCCGCCAAGGCCATGGCCTACATCAACAAGTACGAGGTGGGCGGCACCAACGCGGTGGCGGGGGTCAACGCGCCCATCTACCTCCACTTCTCGTACCCCCTGCAGGCCTCCACGGTGACGGCGGCCAATATCAAGGTCTTCCAGCTCACCCCGGACGCGGGGGGCACGGAGAACAATGCGCTGGGCTTCACGGACGTCACGGGCATGTTCACGTTCAAGTACCCCGCGGGCGGAACGGACCTTTGGCTCTTCCCGTCCTTCCCCCTGACGCCAGGCACCCGCTACCTCTACGTGGTCACCAGCCGCGTGAAGGACGCCGCCACGGGCGGCGCCGTCATCCCCTCCGTCTATTTCAACTACCTCAAGTCCACGGCGCCCCTGACGGGCGCCACCGCGGCCCTGGAGCCCATCCGGGCCAACGTGACCTCGGGGCCCGCGATCCTCCTGTCGGGCTACGCCAAGGTCATGGACGACCTCATCGCCGCCGCCGGGACGACCACCATCACCTCCCGGGGCGACATCGCCCTCATGGGCCGCTTCATCACCTCGGGCGCGGGCTTCATCGCCCCCAACCCCGCCAGCCCCTCGACGCTGATCCCGGTGGAGTCCGCCCTGCGGGCCTTCGCCGCCGGCGCGGCCCTGGGCGGACTTCCCGGCAAGACCTGGGACAACTCGGTCACCGTCACCGCCACCTTCACCAAGGGCAACGCCAATCCCCTCCTGGACGTGGGGGCCTTCTGGCAGGGCGCCACGGGCGCTCCGGCCAGCTCCGTGCCCGCCACCCTCGGGACCGTCGTCCTGGGCACCCTCAAGACCGCCTTCCTCAACATCGACCCCGTGCTGGCCCGGGCCAACGCCGCTTCCATGGACCTGGGCGCCGTGACCGGCGCCTTCAACCCGGCCTCGGGCGTCGTGCAGCCCTTCCGGGGCGCCGGGGGCGCGCTCACCGGCTACTACCACGTGGCCGCCGACATCCCCTTCATCTACATCGCCCCCGACGCCGCCGCCCCCGCCGGCGGGTACCCGGTGGTCCTGTACCAGCACGGCATCACCAGCCAGAAGGAGACCGTCGTGGGTCTCGCCCAGACGCTCACGGGCGGCGGCTTCGCGGCCCTGGCCGTGGACCTCCCGCTCCATGGCGCCCTGGCGCCCCCCGCCCTGGCCATCGCCGCCGGCGACAGCGCCGCGGTGAAGGCCCAGAAGCAGGCCGGATGGGGCCAGGCCTTCATGGCCGTGGGCGCGCCGCTGGCCACCCGGTCCAACATCCAGCAGGCCGCCTTCGACCTGCACCGCCTGGAGCTGGTCCTGGCCACCCACGGCTTCGACGTCCTGGGCGCCAAGGCCCCGGCCACGACCAAGGCGAAATTCGCGGGCATCAGCCTGGGCTCCATCGTGGGGGCCTACTACCTGGCCGGCAACACCACCCTCTCCACCACCGCCCCCGCCCCCTACACCCAGGCCACCCTCGCGGGCGACATGAAGGGCTTCCTCAGCGTCCCCGGGGCGCGCACCGCCTACCTCATCCAGGCCAGTCCGGCCTTCGGCGCCACCGTGGACGCGGGCCTGGCCCAGGCGGGCATCGCCAAGGGGAGCGTCACCTACAACGCCTTCTTCCAGGCCACCCAGACCGTGGTGGACACCGCCGATCCGGCCACCATGACCACCCCCCTGGCGGCGGGATTGCCCAGCCGGCTTTCCGGGCGGGTCCTCATCCAGGAGGCCACCTCCGCCACCTTCGACGCCGGCGGCAACCCAACCGACGGCGACCTGGTGATCACCAATCCCTTCACCCGCTACCTGGGCAACGCCCTGGGGGGCCGGGCCGTGCTGGGCACGCCGGCCGCGGCCGCCGTGGCCCCGGGCTTCTTCCAACTGGGCTACGGCACCGCGGACCGGATCCCCTCGACCTTCCTCTACACCCTCAACGGGACCGCCCCCGCGCCCAAGACCCAGCCCGCGGCCCAGCTCCCCACGGACACCACCCCCGTCGAGGGGTACTTCCAGTTCGACCAGGCCGGCATCGGCCACGGCGGGCTGCTGGATCCCACCCACCCCGCCAACGCGGCCCTCATGCAGAAGCAGATGCTCTTCTTCCTGGGCGTGACCGGGACCTCCATCGCGCTGGATCCCACCCAGACCGCCGCGGGCCTGGTCCAGGGGATTTCCGCGGATGTCCAGGTGCCGGCCATCTGGACCATCCTCGGCCACTGA
- a CDS encoding putative Ig domain-containing protein has protein sequence MRRFPWTGLFLAGVVLLHPGCGGGGGTSTPPVKSPAGLAYATNPAVFTVGLAITSDLPSSTGGAPTRYSVAPTLPAGLNLDATTGAVSGTPKAVTPRATYTVTASNSAGGTTADLVITVNDAAPASLAYTTPSATYPRGAAIAANAPVTTGGTPNAYAVQPALPAGLTLNPATGVISGTPSTVTPAASYVVTASNDAGSVTTTLTLAVAEVAPAGLTYTVTSAAYPLGIAIAPNRPSFSGGAPTAYAVTPPLPAGLALDPATGVITGTPRTVTAPAAYVVTGSNPAGSSQATLTLSVVDPPPQGLTYAVTNAYYAVGTPITPNTPSVTGGTVASYSVNPALPAGIGLDPVTGVISGTPSATAARATYTVTASNSGGTSSAALTIVVYPPGPTLDLSVAAIEFTQSTQTPGNTVPIIAGKNGLVRVFVVANQANSAAPSVRVTLTNNGTAVAGYPKTIPAPGTSTPLALSEGALASSWNLAIPGSDLTSPTGSGFGIQATVDPAGLVPEGDTTNNTSQVALALNTVPTFRTTIFPVVLTSGTASVTETNKSTWVARFAKMWPVADVDVQVGSPFTSSVATLSSTDDTTWSRLLSDLRTKHQADGATDRYYYGAVTTPYASGTAGLGYVAGVTSDYSARTAIGWDKASGYADGGLYPEVFAHEVGHNLGLSHAPCGVTTYDTSYPYSNALIGVWGYDSVKNVLESPTTVVDVMSYCSPVWVSDYNYKKVLATRTATGALVAAAGDVAQECLIARGIVHKDGTVELLPGFRTRAVPSTAVAQGDLRLEGRDAAGKVVLTTPLATEEAGCDPGPHERHFFVALPVASADLDALADLRVLRDGKVVATGVPSVAAAAEPSLRRISDAEVALTWDASTRPAVMVRDGGTGEVIAILQGGQQTFRTTARSLDLVWSDGVKGHTTRMTQVEP, from the coding sequence ATGCGACGTTTCCCTTGGACCGGCCTGTTCCTGGCCGGCGTTGTCCTTCTTCACCCCGGTTGCGGCGGCGGAGGCGGGACGTCCACTCCGCCCGTCAAGAGCCCCGCCGGCCTCGCCTACGCCACCAATCCGGCGGTCTTCACCGTCGGGCTGGCCATCACCAGCGACCTGCCCTCCTCCACGGGAGGGGCCCCCACCCGATACAGCGTCGCGCCCACCCTGCCGGCGGGCCTGAACCTGGACGCCACCACCGGGGCGGTGAGCGGAACCCCCAAGGCCGTCACCCCCAGGGCCACCTACACGGTCACGGCCTCCAATTCCGCGGGCGGCACCACCGCCGACCTCGTCATCACGGTCAACGACGCCGCGCCCGCGAGCCTGGCGTACACCACCCCGTCGGCCACCTATCCCCGGGGCGCCGCCATAGCCGCCAACGCCCCGGTCACCACCGGCGGCACGCCCAATGCCTACGCGGTCCAGCCGGCCCTTCCCGCGGGCCTGACCCTCAACCCCGCCACGGGCGTGATCTCCGGCACGCCATCAACCGTCACTCCGGCGGCCTCCTATGTCGTGACGGCTTCCAACGATGCCGGCTCCGTGACGACCACCCTCACCCTGGCCGTTGCGGAAGTGGCCCCCGCCGGCCTCACCTACACGGTTACCTCGGCGGCCTATCCCCTGGGGATCGCCATAGCGCCCAACAGGCCGTCCTTCAGCGGGGGCGCGCCCACGGCCTACGCCGTCACTCCGCCCCTTCCCGCGGGCCTGGCCCTGGATCCCGCCACCGGCGTCATCACGGGAACCCCGAGGACCGTGACCGCCCCGGCCGCCTATGTCGTCACGGGCTCCAACCCCGCCGGCAGCTCCCAGGCCACCCTCACCCTTTCCGTGGTGGATCCGCCGCCCCAGGGCCTGACCTACGCCGTGACCAACGCCTACTATGCGGTGGGCACCCCCATCACGCCCAACACGCCTTCGGTCACCGGAGGCACCGTGGCCTCCTACTCGGTCAATCCGGCCCTGCCGGCCGGAATCGGCCTGGACCCGGTCACCGGCGTCATCAGCGGAACCCCCAGCGCCACCGCGGCCCGGGCGACCTACACCGTCACTGCCTCCAATTCGGGCGGCACCTCCTCCGCGGCCCTGACCATCGTGGTCTACCCCCCCGGCCCCACCCTGGACCTGTCCGTGGCGGCGATCGAATTCACCCAGAGCACCCAGACCCCCGGCAACACGGTGCCCATCATCGCGGGCAAGAACGGCCTCGTCCGGGTCTTCGTGGTGGCCAACCAGGCCAATTCCGCGGCGCCCTCGGTGCGGGTCACCCTCACGAACAACGGAACCGCCGTCGCCGGGTATCCCAAGACCATCCCCGCTCCGGGCACCAGCACCCCCCTGGCCCTGAGCGAGGGCGCCCTGGCCTCCAGCTGGAACCTGGCCATCCCCGGCTCGGACCTGACCTCCCCCACCGGCAGCGGCTTCGGGATCCAGGCCACCGTCGACCCCGCTGGGCTCGTGCCCGAGGGGGACACCACCAACAACACCTCCCAGGTCGCCTTGGCCCTCAACACGGTGCCCACCTTCCGCACCACGATCTTCCCCGTGGTGCTCACCAGCGGCACCGCCAGCGTCACCGAGACCAACAAGAGCACCTGGGTGGCCCGGTTCGCGAAGATGTGGCCGGTCGCCGACGTGGACGTCCAGGTGGGGAGCCCCTTCACCAGTTCGGTGGCCACCCTCAGCTCCACCGATGACACCACCTGGAGCCGCCTCCTGAGCGACCTCCGCACCAAACACCAGGCGGACGGCGCCACGGACCGGTACTACTACGGGGCCGTGACGACCCCGTATGCCAGCGGCACGGCCGGGCTGGGGTACGTCGCCGGGGTCACCTCCGACTACTCCGCGCGCACGGCCATCGGGTGGGACAAGGCTTCCGGATACGCCGACGGCGGACTCTATCCCGAAGTCTTCGCCCACGAGGTGGGGCACAACCTGGGGCTTTCCCACGCCCCCTGTGGGGTCACCACCTACGACACCAGCTACCCGTACTCCAATGCCCTGATCGGCGTCTGGGGCTACGACAGCGTCAAGAACGTCCTGGAATCCCCCACCACGGTGGTGGACGTCATGAGCTACTGCAGCCCGGTCTGGGTGAGCGACTACAACTACAAGAAGGTCCTCGCGACCCGCACCGCCACCGGCGCCCTGGTGGCCGCCGCCGGCGATGTGGCGCAGGAATGCCTGATCGCCCGCGGCATCGTGCACAAGGACGGCACGGTCGAACTGCTCCCCGGATTCCGCACCCGGGCGGTGCCGTCCACCGCGGTTGCCCAAGGGGATCTGCGGCTGGAGGGCCGGGACGCCGCCGGGAAGGTGGTCCTGACCACCCCCCTGGCCACGGAGGAAGCGGGCTGCGACCCGGGTCCCCACGAACGGCACTTCTTCGTGGCCCTGCCCGTGGCCTCGGCCGACCTGGACGCCCTGGCCGACCTCCGGGTCCTGCGGGACGGCAAGGTGGTGGCCACCGGCGTCCCGTCCGTGGCCGCCGCGGCGGAACCTTCTCTGCGCCGCATCTCGGACGCCGAGGTGGCCCTGACCTGGGACGCCTCCACCCGGCCCGCCGTGATGGTCCGGGACGGCGGCACCGGGGAGGTCATCGCCATCCTCCAGGGCGGCCAGCAGACCTTCCGCACCACGGCCCGGTCCCTCGACCTGGTGTGGAGCGACGGCGTCAAGGGCCATACCACCCGCATGACGCAGGTGGAACCCTAG
- the hisB gene encoding imidazoleglycerol-phosphate dehydratase (catalyzes the dehydration of D-erythro-1-(imidazol-4-yl)glycerol 3-phosphate to 3-(imidazol-4-yl)-2-oxopropyl phosphate in histidine biosynthesis), with amino-acid sequence MTRFERITKETRVVLTLGSGGAVTTSLPMLTHFLDQLNLYGGLGLALEAEDLMPLGDGHHLAEDVAIALGRALDAHLGGREGRARYGQRLLPMDETLATVALDIGGRPYPVVDIPFPAPVLGGLATENIIHFFRTLALEGRFTLHLKVTGENAHHMAEAAFKGVGFALREAMGEGDGLRSTKGVLR; translated from the coding sequence ATGACCCGCTTCGAACGCATCACCAAGGAGACCCGGGTCGTCCTGACCCTGGGGTCCGGGGGCGCCGTTACCACGTCCCTGCCCATGCTCACCCACTTCCTGGACCAGCTCAACCTCTACGGGGGCCTGGGCCTCGCCCTGGAGGCCGAGGACCTCATGCCCCTGGGCGACGGCCACCACCTGGCCGAGGACGTGGCCATCGCCCTGGGCCGGGCCCTGGACGCGCACCTGGGGGGCCGGGAGGGCCGGGCCCGCTACGGCCAGCGCCTGCTGCCCATGGACGAGACCCTGGCCACCGTGGCCCTGGACATCGGCGGCCGGCCCTACCCCGTGGTGGACATCCCGTTCCCGGCCCCGGTCCTGGGCGGCCTGGCCACGGAGAACATCATCCACTTCTTCCGCACCCTGGCCCTGGAGGGCCGCTTCACCCTGCACCTCAAGGTCACCGGGGAGAACGCCCACCACATGGCCGAGGCCGCCTTCAAGGGCGTGGGGTTCGCCCTGCGGGAGGCCATGGGCGAAGGCGACGGCCTGCGCTCCACCAAGGGGGTGCTGCGGTGA
- the hisF gene encoding imidazole glycerol phosphate synthase subunit HisF produces the protein MVMKRIIPCLDVKNGRVVKGVQFQNLRDSGDPVELAARYDAEGADELVFLDITAGIEKRDTAVRMVEAVAREVFIPFTVGGGIRTVADAEALLMAGCDKVAVNSAAVRRPELITELATRFGSQCVVLAVDVRRPAYGILVAVDAGRTLTQLTLGAWLAEAQDRGAGEVLLTSMDRDGTGSGYDLDVLRRASRGLRVPLIASGGFGEAAHAVEAFGAGADAVLAAGIFHTGGLTVRRLKEQLAREGVEVRPC, from the coding sequence ATGGTCATGAAGCGGATCATTCCCTGCCTGGACGTGAAGAACGGCCGGGTCGTCAAGGGCGTCCAGTTCCAGAACCTCAGGGACAGCGGCGACCCCGTGGAACTGGCGGCGCGCTACGACGCGGAGGGCGCCGACGAACTGGTGTTCCTGGACATCACGGCGGGCATCGAGAAGCGCGACACCGCGGTGAGGATGGTGGAGGCGGTGGCGCGGGAGGTGTTCATCCCCTTCACCGTGGGGGGCGGCATCCGCACCGTGGCCGACGCCGAGGCCCTGCTCATGGCGGGCTGCGACAAGGTGGCCGTGAATTCCGCCGCCGTGCGCCGCCCGGAGCTCATCACCGAACTGGCCACGCGCTTCGGCAGCCAGTGCGTGGTCCTGGCCGTGGACGTGCGGCGCCCGGCCTACGGGATCCTGGTGGCCGTGGACGCGGGGAGGACCCTCACCCAGCTCACCCTGGGGGCGTGGCTGGCCGAGGCCCAGGACCGGGGCGCCGGCGAGGTCCTGCTCACCAGCATGGACCGGGACGGCACCGGATCGGGCTACGACCTGGACGTGCTGCGCCGGGCCTCCCGGGGGCTGCGGGTCCCGCTCATCGCCAGCGGCGGCTTCGGGGAGGCCGCCCACGCGGTGGAGGCCTTCGGGGCCGGCGCCGACGCGGTGCTGGCGGCGGGGATCTTCCACACCGGCGGCCTCACGGTGCGCCGGCTCAAGGAACAGCTCGCCCGGGAGGGCGTGGAGGTGCGCCCATGCTGA
- a CDS encoding OmpP1/FadL family transporter — protein MTKRVLSSLTLFLAMASTASASGFMLREQSASGLGNAFAGASAGAPDISSLFWNPAVLPLFQGGEVSLSGSWIGIHMDLSGAAGSRSPVFQPSSRPISGPPDLPNATSQPILPGIYAHWAPNDKVHLGLSVNVPFGLVTNYPDDFIGRYHGLRTDLKTYDIAPSVAFRANDAWTFGVAFVARKADATLSNAVDFGAIGNALGVPGFTPGSADRVATLKGDCWAYGYKAGFTYQPSTDLRFGVGYQGKTTLKVKGNITYDTVPAPFNTTFVNGGGAADVNLPATASAGFTWQVTPTFSLQGEAAWTGWSDFKELRVKFASGQPDSAVDESWKDSWFVSVGTLCRISPEWAFRFGLAYDRSPVDNAHRTPRIPDADRKWVSAGVSWTVSKMTTVDFGATQIFGQQVPLGQVSGVSQSDPNFFRGGLTGSYKVGATIIALGAKFRF, from the coding sequence ATGACCAAGCGCGTCCTTTCCTCCCTGACCCTCTTCCTCGCCATGGCCTCCACCGCCTCGGCCTCGGGCTTCATGCTCCGGGAGCAGAGCGCCTCCGGCCTGGGAAACGCCTTCGCCGGCGCCAGCGCGGGCGCCCCGGACATCTCGTCCCTCTTCTGGAACCCGGCGGTCCTGCCGCTCTTCCAGGGGGGGGAAGTCTCCCTGAGCGGGTCCTGGATCGGCATCCACATGGATCTCTCCGGCGCCGCGGGCTCCCGCTCGCCGGTGTTCCAGCCGTCCTCCCGGCCCATTTCCGGGCCCCCGGACCTGCCCAACGCCACCAGCCAGCCCATCCTCCCCGGCATCTACGCCCACTGGGCCCCCAACGACAAGGTCCACCTGGGCCTGTCGGTGAACGTCCCCTTCGGGCTGGTGACCAACTACCCCGACGACTTCATCGGCCGGTACCACGGCCTGCGCACCGACCTCAAGACCTACGACATCGCCCCCAGCGTGGCCTTCCGGGCCAACGACGCCTGGACCTTCGGCGTGGCCTTCGTGGCCCGCAAGGCCGACGCCACCCTCAGCAACGCGGTGGACTTCGGGGCCATCGGCAACGCCCTGGGGGTTCCCGGCTTCACGCCCGGGAGCGCCGATCGGGTCGCCACCCTCAAGGGCGACTGCTGGGCCTACGGCTACAAGGCCGGCTTCACCTACCAGCCGTCCACGGACCTGCGCTTCGGGGTGGGCTACCAGGGCAAGACCACCCTGAAGGTGAAGGGCAACATCACCTACGACACCGTCCCCGCCCCCTTCAACACCACCTTCGTCAACGGCGGCGGGGCCGCGGACGTGAACCTGCCCGCCACGGCCTCCGCGGGCTTCACCTGGCAGGTGACGCCCACCTTCAGCCTCCAGGGCGAGGCGGCCTGGACCGGGTGGTCGGACTTCAAGGAGCTGCGGGTGAAGTTCGCCTCCGGCCAGCCCGATTCCGCCGTGGACGAGAGCTGGAAGGATTCCTGGTTCGTGTCCGTGGGCACCCTGTGCAGGATCTCGCCCGAATGGGCCTTCCGCTTCGGGCTGGCCTACGACCGCTCCCCGGTGGACAACGCCCACCGCACCCCCCGCATCCCCGACGCGGACCGGAAGTGGGTCTCGGCCGGCGTGTCCTGGACGGTCTCGAAAATGACCACCGTGGACTTCGGCGCCACCCAGATCTTCGGGCAGCAGGTCCCCCTGGGCCAGGTGTCCGGCGTCTCCCAGAGCGATCCCAACTTCTTCCGGGGCGGCCTCACCGGCAGCTACAAGGTGGGGGCCACCATCATCGCCCTGGGCGCCAAGTTCCGCTTCTGA